From one Rosa rugosa chromosome 4, drRosRugo1.1, whole genome shotgun sequence genomic stretch:
- the LOC133744597 gene encoding agamous-like MADS-box protein AGL82, whose product MDPQRNIQELSSSKSDRKKVRDRKKNLIKKAEELSKLCGVDVCLILYQRQSTVAETWPQDPAQVKRIITGYKANPAIRDASIPSLETRGLAETKPRKSDSGRENVINNSDEEREMLYPTWDDRLDYCSEDELFRLVASLDAKLEASTKRIDSLSMKSCSGFVTPKNKNSKAGALDHHDKVNSNLNLVPFHEINDLDDPRSSRNYSSTSTMQFRRSPYMQ is encoded by the coding sequence ATGGACCCTCAAAGAAACATACAAGAACTATCGTCCAGTAAGAGTGATCGTAAAAAGGTTCGGGATCGAAAGAAGAATTTAATCAAGAAAGCCGAGGAGCTTTCAAAACTTTGTGGTGTTGATGTATGCTTGATCCTCTACCAACGCCAAAGTACTGTAGCAGAGACTTGGCCCCAAGATCCTGCGCAAGTCAAACGCATTATCACTGGGTACAAGGCAAACCCGGCAATCAGAGATGCTAGCATTCCTTCATTGGAGACAAGGGGTTTGGCAGAAACCAAGCCTCGAAAGTCAGATAGTGGTCGTGAGAATGTTATTAATAATTCCGATGAGGAGAGGGAGATGTTGTACCCGACATGGGATGATCGATTAGATTACTGTTCTGAGGACGAATTGTTTAGACTGGTTGCTTCCTTGGATGCAAAGCTAGAAGCTTCAACAAAGAGGATTGATTCACTATCGATGAAAAGCTGTAGCGGTTTTGTGaccccaaaaaacaaaaacagcaaAGCTGGTGCACTTGATCATCATGACAAGGTGAATTCGAACTTGAACTTGGTCCCTTTTCATGAGATTAATGATCTTGATGATCCAAGATCATCCAGAAACTACAGTAGTACTTCAACCATGCAATTCAGGAGGTCTCCTTATATGCAATAA